In Leisingera sp. NJS204, the following are encoded in one genomic region:
- the ssb gene encoding single-stranded DNA-binding protein, whose translation MAGSLNKVMLIGNLGRDPEVRSFQNGGKVCNLRIATSENWKDRNTGERRERTEWHSVAIFSEGLVRVAEQYLRKGSKVYIEGQLQTRKWQDQSGQDRYSTEIVLQGFGSTLTMLDGRGEGGGGQDGGGGGGYGGGSQGGGYGGGYDSGQQGGGSGGGGGGNFGGGASHNIDDDEIPF comes from the coding sequence ATGGCCGGCTCTCTTAACAAAGTCATGCTCATCGGCAATCTGGGCCGCGACCCGGAGGTGCGCAGCTTCCAGAACGGCGGCAAGGTTTGCAACCTGCGCATTGCTACCTCGGAAAACTGGAAGGACCGTAACACCGGTGAACGCCGCGAGCGGACTGAGTGGCACTCTGTGGCCATCTTCAGCGAAGGTCTTGTGCGCGTTGCCGAGCAGTATCTGCGCAAAGGCTCCAAGGTCTATATCGAAGGCCAGCTGCAGACCCGCAAATGGCAGGACCAAAGCGGTCAGGACCGGTATTCGACCGAAATCGTCCTGCAAGGCTTCGGCTCCACCCTGACCATGCTTGACGGCCGCGGTGAAGGCGGCGGCGGCCAAGACGGTGGCGGCGGCGGCGGTTATGGCGGCGGCAGCCAGGGCGGCGGTTACGGCGGCGGTTATGACAGCGGCCAGCAAGGCGGCGGCAGCGGTGGTGGCGGCGGCGGCAATTTCGGCGGCGGCGCGTCCCATAACATCGACGACGACGAGATCCCGTTCTAA
- a CDS encoding lytic transglycosylase domain-containing protein produces MRKAVAGLVIAMVGAGQPAAADVLSTKNRRDLFSAHTRLLDGRAATQYKNSSRLQPKTYQIPSAAGTLPYSGKYRGQYLQLARDAARQHGVPEDLFLRLVQQESNWNPNAKSHKGALGLAQLMPATARALGVNPAVPQQNLEGGARYLARQFRKFGSWRLALAAYNAGPDAVKKYGGVPPYKETQNYVKKIWGS; encoded by the coding sequence ATGCGCAAAGCCGTTGCGGGGTTGGTGATTGCCATGGTCGGGGCAGGGCAGCCTGCCGCCGCCGATGTTTTGAGTACCAAGAACCGGCGGGATTTGTTTTCCGCCCACACCAGGTTGCTGGATGGCCGCGCGGCCACCCAGTACAAGAACTCATCCCGGCTGCAGCCCAAGACATATCAGATCCCTTCAGCCGCGGGCACGCTGCCCTACAGCGGCAAGTACCGCGGCCAGTATCTGCAGCTGGCGCGGGACGCTGCGCGCCAGCACGGTGTGCCCGAAGACCTGTTCCTGCGCCTGGTGCAGCAGGAAAGCAATTGGAACCCGAACGCCAAATCGCACAAAGGCGCGTTGGGCCTGGCACAGCTGATGCCTGCAACCGCAAGGGCGCTGGGGGTCAACCCCGCGGTGCCGCAGCAGAACCTGGAGGGCGGCGCGCGGTATCTGGCGCGGCAATTCCGCAAATTCGGGTCCTGGCGGCTGGCATTGGCGGCCTATAACGCGGGTCCGGACGCGGTGAAGAAATACGGAGGGGTGCCGCCCTATAAGGAAACCCAGAACTATGTAAAGAAGATCTGGGGCAGCTGA